In the Commensalibacter melissae genome, TTGTTCAAAAGTTAGATGAAATATTTACATCAAATCCAAAATTCAGTTCGATTAATATTATTTTTGTCTTCTATGTAAATTCATCAAAGCGTATCTTAAATAGTATTAAAGAACCATCATGGTTCGAAATGAAAACGCCCGTTTAATGCTGTATATTAAAATAGGATATCAGGTTGTAACTATGAAATATAGCTTTTGTTTTTTATCACTTTCCTTTTTGAGTATTGCATTGACCAGTTGTGCGGTTGGACCTGATTTTAAAAAACAGACACCTTGGTACCCTTCAAAATGGTATCCAAACCATAATTCAATCCACGGTAATGTTACAAGTCAAATCAGTAAGAATAAACTGGATCCAAATTGGTGGGAATGTTTTCATGATCCGATATTATCTGATCTGGAACGTCGTACTATCGTAAATAACCTTGATATTCAAATGGCTACACAGCGAATGATTGCTAGTCGTGCCCAGTTAATCATAACAGGATCGGCACGCTTTCCCACCTTGAATGCAATGGGTAGTTACAGCCGAGCACAACATAGTAGTAAAATGGCACGTCGAATTATTAACCGTGTCGAGAATCAGAAACCTGAGTTAGGTAAAATCGTTGACCCCAAGGATATTGATATTCCCACTTTTAATGAATGGGCTGATGCTCTGGATTCAAGTTGGGAAGCTGATATTTGGGGGCGTGTTCGTCGTCAGTACGAGGCTGGTAAAGCTTTATGGCAAGTTTCCGAAGAGGAGCGACGAGATATTTTAACCCTCCAGTTGGCTGAAGTTGCCAATGATTATATAACTCTACGTGGATTGCAGACACAACTGGATATTGTTCGAAAAAATGCGAAAATTGCTCAGGATTCACTTGATTTAGCTCAAAAACGTTATACGGGGGGATTGGTAACAGAATTGGATGTTCACGATGCCCGTGCTCAACTGGAACAGACAAATGCACAGATCCCACAATTGGAAGAGCAGGTCATTAATTATATGAATGCCCTTGCATTGTTAATAGGGGAACCACCCCGCGCCTTGGATCAAACTTTGTCACAACAAAAACCAATTCCTCCAGTTCCCCCGCAGATTCCTGTTGGTTTGCCCTCTGAATTGCTGCAACGTCGTCCAGATGTAAGAGAGGCTGAAGCCGCCTTACATGTTGCAACTGCAGAGGTTGGTGTGGCAGAAGGGGATTTTTATCCAAAAGTAACCGTGGATGCAAAAATGGGCTTTCAATCTTTATCGATCAAGGATTTGGGATTTTGGTCAGCACGAGCATGGAATGTTGGACCGACAATATCAATTCCCATTTTTGAAGGGGGGAAATTAAAGGGTCAATTACAATTAAAAAAGGCGCAGCAGAAAGAAGCGGCTCTCGCTTATCGTAAAACTGTTTTGCGTGCTTGGCAGGAGGTTGATAACGCTCTGTCTGCTTATCAAGCCGAACAGTTAAGAAATGATAAATTAAGGGAAACTGTCAATT is a window encoding:
- a CDS encoding efflux transporter outer membrane subunit, which codes for MVRNENARLMLYIKIGYQVVTMKYSFCFLSLSFLSIALTSCAVGPDFKKQTPWYPSKWYPNHNSIHGNVTSQISKNKLDPNWWECFHDPILSDLERRTIVNNLDIQMATQRMIASRAQLIITGSARFPTLNAMGSYSRAQHSSKMARRIINRVENQKPELGKIVDPKDIDIPTFNEWADALDSSWEADIWGRVRRQYEAGKALWQVSEEERRDILTLQLAEVANDYITLRGLQTQLDIVRKNAKIAQDSLDLAQKRYTGGLVTELDVHDARAQLEQTNAQIPQLEEQVINYMNALALLIGEPPRALDQTLSQQKPIPPVPPQIPVGLPSELLQRRPDVREAEAALHVATAEVGVAEGDFYPKVTVDAKMGFQSLSIKDLGFWSARAWNVGPTISIPIFEGGKLKGQLQLKKAQQKEAALAYRKTVLRAWQEVDNALSAYQAEQLRNDKLRETVNSNQQSVFLAQEQYREGLQTFINVLDAERRLLQSQDDLVKSTTRISTNLVQLYKALGGGWETTFPEHTESLQKKS